In a single window of the Atlantibacter hermannii genome:
- the nei gene encoding endonuclease VIII (DNA glycosylase/AP lyase Nei) produces the protein MPEGPEIRRAADKLEQAVAGKPLTYVWFAFPELKPFETALTGERVERLETRGKALLTHFSNGLTLYSHNQLYGVWRVVKAGETPQTTRSLRVRLETEDAAVLLYSASDIVMLDADGVAGHAFLQRVGPDVLDMTLTVDDVKARLLSPRFRRRQFSGLLLDQAFLAGLGNYLRVEILWQAQLAPRHKAAELTEPQLDALAGACLTIPRLSYQTRGLVNENKHHGALFRFEVFHRAGKRCRRCGELIEKTTLSSRPFYWCPGCQK, from the coding sequence ATGCCGGAAGGCCCGGAAATACGCCGTGCGGCGGACAAGCTTGAACAGGCCGTGGCGGGCAAACCGCTGACGTACGTCTGGTTCGCTTTCCCCGAACTGAAGCCCTTTGAGACGGCCCTGACGGGCGAGCGGGTGGAGCGTCTGGAAACGCGCGGAAAAGCGCTGCTTACCCATTTTTCTAACGGCCTGACGCTCTACAGCCATAACCAGCTTTATGGGGTATGGCGGGTGGTGAAAGCCGGTGAAACGCCGCAAACCACCCGTAGCCTGCGCGTGCGGCTGGAAACCGAAGACGCCGCCGTACTGCTGTACAGCGCCTCGGACATCGTCATGCTCGATGCGGACGGCGTGGCCGGACATGCGTTTTTGCAGCGGGTCGGGCCGGACGTGCTGGATATGACATTAACGGTGGACGACGTTAAGGCGAGGTTGTTAAGCCCCCGTTTTCGCCGCCGTCAGTTCAGCGGCCTGCTACTGGACCAGGCGTTTCTGGCCGGGCTTGGCAACTATTTGCGGGTAGAGATCCTCTGGCAGGCCCAGCTTGCGCCGCGCCACAAGGCGGCGGAGTTAACCGAGCCGCAACTGGACGCGCTCGCCGGAGCGTGTCTCACCATTCCGCGCCTTTCTTATCAGACGCGCGGCCTGGTGAACGAGAATAAGCATCACGGTGCGCTGTTTCGCTTCGAGGTATTTCACCGGGCGGGAAAAAGGTGTCGACGCTGCGGCGAACTCATCGAGAAAACCACGCTTTCATCACGCCCCTTCTACTGGTGCCCCGGTTGCCAAAAATAA
- a CDS encoding Protein of uncharacterised function (DUF2891) has translation MELTQHQADAFARMPLTYLRQEYPNHIMHLLNDDGDVLPPRALHPIFYGCFDWHSAVHGYWLLLRCLRLYPELPCRDEIIALIDEHLTEANVAQELAYFTAPFRSSFERPYGYGWLLALAQELKQSSLPQAAGWHQTLSPLTQDIRARLMDYLTKLTYPIRVGTHYNTAFALALGLEYARAVDDTTLERAIVDAAKRFYHADTRYPAHYEPGGDEYISGALTEALLMSSVADNFPEWFDAFLPEVASVTALMHPAEVSDRTDPKIAHLDGLNLSRAWCMKRIARALPSSHPAQTALKEAVARHLSASVEHVVGSHYSGGHWLASFALLALE, from the coding sequence ATGGAATTAACCCAACATCAGGCTGACGCCTTCGCCCGGATGCCGTTAACCTATTTGCGACAGGAATACCCCAATCACATCATGCATTTGCTGAATGATGACGGTGATGTTTTGCCGCCGCGCGCATTGCATCCGATTTTTTACGGCTGCTTCGACTGGCATTCGGCGGTCCACGGCTACTGGCTGCTGTTGCGTTGCCTGCGCCTCTATCCTGAACTGCCGTGTCGCGATGAGATCATCGCGCTGATTGACGAGCACCTGACCGAAGCCAATGTGGCGCAGGAACTGGCCTACTTTACCGCGCCGTTCCGGTCCTCGTTTGAGCGTCCTTATGGCTACGGCTGGCTGCTGGCATTAGCGCAGGAACTGAAGCAGTCCTCCCTGCCGCAGGCCGCGGGCTGGCACCAGACGCTGTCGCCGCTCACGCAGGATATTCGCGCCCGGCTGATGGACTACCTCACTAAGCTGACCTACCCGATACGCGTCGGCACCCATTACAACACGGCGTTTGCGCTGGCGCTGGGGCTTGAATATGCCCGCGCTGTCGATGACACAACGCTTGAACGCGCCATCGTCGATGCGGCGAAGCGTTTTTACCACGCCGATACCCGCTATCCGGCGCACTATGAGCCCGGCGGCGATGAGTATATTTCCGGCGCGCTCACCGAAGCCTTGTTGATGAGCAGCGTGGCGGATAATTTTCCCGAGTGGTTCGACGCCTTCCTGCCGGAAGTGGCATCGGTGACAGCCCTGATGCATCCCGCAGAAGTGAGCGATCGCACCGATCCGAAAATCGCTCATCTCGACGGGTTGAACCTCAGTCGCGCCTGGTGCATGAAGCGCATCGCCCGCGCCTTACCGTCCAGCCATCCGGCGCAAACGGCGCTTAAGGAGGCGGTGGCGCGCCATCTGTCGGCCAGCGTAGAGCATGTGGTTGGCAGCCATTACAGCGGTGGACACTGGCTGGCCAGTTTCGCGCTACTGGCGCTGGAGTAA
- a CDS encoding Protein of uncharacterised function (DUF979), whose translation MSTLISINRVYYLIGFVVMLLVIMTLRDRGNPKRFTTALFWFLFGGIFLFGDLMVQELGKSLAYRIIGGCVIVIALLAGFGLVGKGYYKMSTETERVASSNRLKNWLFLPALMIPVVTVIGTLFLKGVSIGGVFLLDQKQLTLASLCVACVAAILTGWWLTGGTPLHAIRQSRRLVDTIGWAVILPQMLAMLGGVFLVANTGDSVQKVVSLFVNPDSRFMLVVIYCIGMALFTMIMGNAFAAFPVLSAGIALPFLINYHHGDPAPLLAIGMYAGYCGTLMTPMAANFNIVPAALLELKDKYQVIKIQIPTAVTLLVVNVFLMYFLVFR comes from the coding sequence ATGAGCACCTTAATTTCCATTAACCGCGTTTATTACCTGATCGGCTTTGTGGTGATGCTGCTGGTGATCATGACCCTGCGCGATCGTGGCAACCCTAAACGTTTCACCACCGCGCTGTTCTGGTTTTTATTTGGCGGGATCTTCCTGTTCGGCGATTTAATGGTCCAGGAGCTGGGCAAATCGCTGGCCTACCGGATTATTGGCGGCTGCGTGATTGTTATTGCGCTGCTGGCCGGATTTGGCCTGGTGGGGAAAGGGTATTACAAAATGTCCACCGAGACGGAGCGTGTCGCATCGTCGAATCGCCTGAAAAACTGGCTGTTCTTACCGGCGTTAATGATCCCGGTCGTTACGGTGATCGGCACCCTGTTTTTGAAAGGCGTGTCCATTGGCGGCGTTTTCCTGCTCGACCAGAAACAACTTACCCTGGCGTCGCTGTGCGTCGCCTGCGTTGCCGCGATCCTGACGGGATGGTGGTTAACTGGCGGCACGCCGCTCCACGCCATCCGGCAATCGCGCCGTCTGGTAGACACCATTGGCTGGGCGGTGATCCTGCCGCAAATGCTTGCCATGCTGGGCGGGGTGTTTCTGGTGGCCAATACCGGCGATTCGGTTCAGAAAGTGGTCAGCCTGTTCGTTAACCCCGACAGCCGCTTCATGCTGGTGGTGATTTACTGCATCGGCATGGCGCTGTTTACCATGATTATGGGGAACGCGTTTGCTGCTTTCCCGGTGTTAAGCGCCGGCATCGCGCTGCCGTTTCTGATTAATTACCATCATGGCGACCCGGCACCGCTGCTGGCGATCGGGATGTACGCCGGTTACTGCGGCACGCTGATGACGCCCATGGCGGCGAATTTCAACATCGTGCCCGCCGCGCTGCTGGAACTGAAAGATAAATACCAGGTGATCAAGATCCAGATACCCACTGCCGTTACGCTGTTGGTGGTGAACGTCTTTTTAATGTATTTCCTCGTGTTTCGCTAA